The Gossypium arboreum isolate Shixiya-1 chromosome 6, ASM2569848v2, whole genome shotgun sequence DNA window CGACCCACCACCACACCCCCCAGTCCAAACACACAAAAAGAACTCCTTTTCTGACCTCTTTTATAGACCCTACCATCCATCGTCCCTATGCTACTTCCTCTACGTTTTAAACATGGCGCAACAAAGAGAACATATGGTCCCTCCTCCGTTGACTTTTCTTATTCCCACAataaaggaatttcttgattccTAGTGGCGCACTCACGGAACGAATCTTTATTCCTTAGTATTATCGGATTCATTTGGATACACGATAAAGATTAAAAATAATAGTTATagttaatcaatttaaaattaatgCTAAGTTATATATTTGAATACAAACAGTAAgatgaaatatgattatttgaCATTTATgaagttaatatgtaattaaaaattatatttgtcTTATTAATTATCAACAAGAAGTCTGAATGTCAAATTCACACATCACCGACGAAACCCCAGCTGGCTCATAGTAAAATCAAGTTCAAATTAAACCAGATAACAACTTGGGAACTAAAAATATTAATGTTAAATGCAATACCTtgatgaccaaaaaaaaaaaaaaaaggggcagCCTGGCTGGCTATCTCAGGACCTCAGCGAAGCTTTTAGTACTGTTTTTCTTTAAAAACTAAAAACCAAACCGTCTTGAGCCAAAACAAAAACTGCTTCACGGGTGCAGAAAGAATGCAAAAGGCCTCCTCCTATGTATATGGACCACTAGTAATTGAGAACGTGTCAAAGCATACTAAAATAATCatttattatgttataatattatgaatttattattattttttatatacaatTATTGTCCAGTAAGATTAacgttttccttttttttttttaatgaaaatattagcAATTTCTTATAtacaattattattttgatgcaCCATCAAGAAATACAGAAGATTAATGATAATGTGGAAGGGATCTCTCTCGCGCCATCTGCCCTCCATTTTCTCTTTATGGAGTCGGCCCATTAATTATACTTAAACCAGTAAATATTCTGAAGAGTCGAAGCAAAATTGAATTCAATTATTAAGGAGTGAAATTCCTAACCTGTGAACCACCGTGGCCATCATAGACGCCGAAAAAGTGGATAGGAGAGATTTCAGCGGATGTTTTAGAACCGGGAGCCGTACAGCCTCCGACGTGATCGCACTTGTGGGACATGAACGCCGGTATAACGGAGATAGCGTCTTCCATCTCTCTCCGTCTCCCAATCACCGAAGTAAAACCCCACGTTACTCCCTTATTATTCCTCCCAACGCACTTCTCCGTCGCCGTTACCGTCACATCCAACTCCCCACAAGCGGGCGCAGGCTCGAGCAACCGGGGAATCACAGCCTCCGCCGTTAATATCTCACCGGAACTCCCGCTCGTGCCGGAGATATCGCCCGAACTCGTCGTGCTTCTAGAATCCTCCCAGCTGAGAATCGAGGACACGCTTGAGCTGGTTGAAGTCAAGTCCGGTTCGAGGAGTGAGTTGACTCGGCAGACTCGCTGTTCCTCTTTATCTTCCCGTGGAGGTTCCATGTGacaggaaaaggaaaaaaaaagaaaagataagaGGGAAAAAATGGACATGAGAAAGGAGAACGAGATATAAAGGAGAGGGAACACTGAAGAGAAATGCGACACGTGTTAAGCGAAATTGAGTCGATGACACACGCATCccaaatggaagaaaaaaaatagtCATTGAGTCGTACTCACACGCTTTTTGTTTCAAGGCGACGTGCCCTTGTTTGCTGATGCCACGCTGGCATTGCGGGTCAGGAGACCTGCCCAAACAGACCATTATTGCGTGGGGACATTAAAGCTTCTCTACTCACTGCGGCGCTGCTCTCCTCAATCCCGTGCACCAGCAATCATGTGTCAAAAACCTGAATGTTTTAAGAGCTGACATGGCATTGGAGAATAACTTGATTGGGTGTGAGGTGAGGAGGTACAACACACTGTTAACCGTTATATTGCATAGGATTCCAGTTAGTACATGTCTGAGGAATCTAAGGTACGTCCTCAGGTGGACCCAACCATTCTTTAAAACTAATTACGTGGCGTTTAGGAACAGAAATAGGGCCCCACCCATTAGGTGGAAGCAGACTCTATTGCAATTATAGTTTAAAGCGGAATTTTCAATTTTGCTAAATAAACCGAGTTCGCTAGTGAAAGCGCCACGTCAAGAGTTAACTTTTTAAATAGACCATTATTAATTAAAGGAGAGAATCGGCAGGTTGATTTTGAATCACAAGTTGAGAGACGGTGATGCACGGCAAAAGGGATCGTGGGACCCTCGTGCAGAGGAGTTCGATCAGCGTCAAATCAAAAATGGGAGGAGTCAATCCCCCCCCCCCAAAATGGATTCGACTCAATCAGATGAGATCAAACGGCACTCCGATGATAAAAACTAAGCATTGCGGAATCAACACGTGAGCACGGCGGCGGGGCCCCACTCCTCCACTGTCGCACAGATAGATCTTTTGGATTGAAAAGTGTTGCAGGCAGAGGTGTCCGAGATTCCGTCGAAAATGGAAATGACCGAGTGTCATTCTCTCTCTTTTTGTCACTATTGCATTGGCTGGTTTTCATCTCAAATGCACAGTTTGACGCTTAGGTGAATGCTATGGGGATGATTTTTGGCGATGGCCTTTAGGATAATTAGTCAGGTAAGTGCCTTTGCTCTGCTTTGATTACGACCGCTTCTGCTTGGCCCATGTTTTTTCCATTATTAGATTACTTGCTTTTCTTACTATCTAATTACCTTCTTTTTTGTTTATCCAAGTTCATATGATCATATGATCACATGTCACAACAAACttgcgaatatatatatatgatttacgAACAAATTACCACCACCTGTCAACAAAAAGAATGGTTCAgattattttcataaatttacatatagaattatagattaaataaataaaatttgaaattaatttaatagttgagttgtaaaatatcaaatatttatcatatgaagTAACACTAATTTAGCATAGAAAGACGTAACATTGGCTTTCTTTTCCTCTTTTTCTGAATAAAATTGGAGTCCATCAATACATAGCTCAATAAAATCTTTCATAAATGAAATGCTTGTTTCTTTAAGTTGGTATTTATGCTTTGCTACCTATAACTGGAAAAAGTTAAATATTTTAGTATACAAAGGTAATAACATTAATTTTactgtttaattttaattttaagattttaatttgataaaagttaattattaatattaaattaatttttcatgattttattaataaaataatttaattttaattgtgaattaatttaattatgtgtttgttttgttataatttttcaattttaaaatttgatttgataaaagttaatTTGAAAAACCATAAAAAGtctaaaagaaattataaaattatattttaaaattaaaatattatgttgTGCATATAGAAAAAATATCATGGACTAAAATATATATTGtgtttctaaattttaataagtatttataatctttaataatttttataatattttgaatcaaatgaacatctgaatgtttttatttataatctttaataatttttataatatttttatatatattgtgcTTTGTaagtaatatttttataatttttatttttaaatatatgttaatGTGACATGTCAAATCAACTTACTTATCCACTAGTATATTACGTGTCAACGTTTTATTATTTTCGTCAACCACGTCAATAACTGTTAACAATCAAATTAATTGAAGGGGACcacttaatttatttttacaattaaaaGGCTAATAGTGTGACTTTTAAaagatttaattgattttttttactaAAAGTGTTTTATccttaaaactaaaaaaaaaacgaCAATACTCCTTTTAATTTCTAATAGCAGggtcattttattttaatttaatgattAAGGGCTAATAGTGTgaattttaaaagatttaattaatttttttactaagatttttttctataaaactaaaaaaaagatAATACTCCTATTAATTTCTAACGAGAGGACCACTTATTTTTATGATTAAGGGGCTCAATAgtgtgaattttaaaaaaattaaatttattttaaatttttactaaGAGTTTTTATCCTTaaactaaaaatgaaaaaaaaaatagtactcctattataatttatatttaaaatttaaaattatctttttaataataataatctttAAGAGTCTGAATCTAGATTTATGTTTGGAATGCAAACTGTGCGTAAAATTAAATTTACAATTGCGGTGTTGATGTCAAAATTGTAACTTTGAAAGATTCAACACAGCCTAGAAGGGGCATCAAATATGGGATGCCACACTAATGCCTAAATCATTCATGACAAAACCAAAGATTGAACACCTGTTGGTATATAGAAAAATAAATCTGAAACGACTGGAGAATGATCCCACTTATATAGAGTTTGATGGCCACATCATCAATCTTAACATACATAATTAGTTTTTCTTTTCCAAGACAAGTAATCATTGTTAaacaatatattaatatattgacAAGTATTTGAATGGgttattttgtatttatttaatatttaattttttaaatttaagtaaagactcattttttaaattatttacgaaaatgagttattaaaaaaattatttattggaACGGTCCGAAATCAGTAAAATGTTTCGATGTAGATGTGTTTTCAGGGAAAAATACAGAAAAACGTATTGACGTGGGTACGCTTCACTCTGTATTTTCTTCCTAACGGTTACCTCCAATGGATATTTAAAAATTTGACCATTAGACCTAGAGCTGATCATGGTTTGGTATGGCCCGCCTACCAAGGCCATCAGAAAAATGggaggtttgggtaaaaatataggctgaaaaatgggcttgggcaaaaacgaGCCCGTTCAAAAAAATTTGGGCCTCGGTAAGAGTTTTTGGCCGGGCCCTACtggaattatatattaatatatttttattttatatttaatcattataaaattttaatataaccattttttattatattgtcaatttgtatattgttttaataattgttttagtatcggttttatttgttttaatatttattttatgtttttaaatatatttgatttattatatttttaaattttttatttaatgaaataaaaaaattaatatgggtcgggCCGGGTCGGGCTCAGGCTTAgcaattttatttcgggccgggcttggacaaatttttaggcccatatttcgggtcGGGCCTGGCCCGGAcctagtagacgggcctaaaattttgtctgggCTCGGCCCGAATCCGGCCCGACCCAGTCCATGATCACCTCTAGTTAGACTTAACgctcaagaaaaaaaaaattataaacctCCCACCCATTTTTTTGCACAAAATTTCTTccaaattataattatttcaaatttctcTCTAAATTTCTAAAAAAACTCTCAAAGCtctctaaatttttaattttgtctaaattacttttttttataatttctaagaaATTTGATCATGTTATCAATCGTTTAGCAATTAATTCATCTCAATGATAAACATATCTCTGTTCACCAAATGAAAATGGTAAggattaatttcaattttttaacatttttaatattattatttcattttgtaatttaattaatatttttttataattttttataacagtCGGTAGATCGAGTGTTACAATATTTTATTTGTAATATGTCATGTCCTTCATCACCATTGATTGAAAATTACTTGAGGGAAGCGAGTTTTTGGCACGTGGCCAATATAGGCCAGGGGTGTAAGTTGGACATGAAACTCATTAGCGCGTTTGTGgagaggtggagacccgagacgcACACATTCCATCTTCCACGTGAGGAGTGTACCATCACTTTGGAGGACGTGCAGTTACAATTGGGGTTACCAGTGGATGGGTTCGTACTTACCGAGTCCGCTCAATCTGCTGATTGGGGAGCCATATGCTACGATCTTCTAGGTGCGATTCTGGATACTATTTACGGAGGTCGGATCGATATGGGCTGGTTACAAGACACATTCTTGGCGCTAGGGGATGATTCGACTGAAGTGGAAAGAGTACGATACGCTCGGGCATACATCCTTCAGATCTTCAGAGGTTATCTGATGCCggatgtaacagtccgattttcagtggtgtcaaaaatagtgttTTGAGGCCATCAAATCCAgcaagtaagttcgtaaatattattatttattatttatgaatcaaatatggttttaaaaaggtttttgaattagtaatttgtgttttataatgatttattaggtcaagtggttttagaaagtgaggtatcaggaccttgtttctataaaaagatccgtaaatatttttataaatatttgcggagtgtcattaaggtagtattaaagtttcattgaaaaattttaacgttttgatagttaattaattaaaaaggactaaattgaaaaaggtgcaaaacttgctaattataatatttaagtgattaaatggcttGATTAATAAAAAGAGGAATGATTAAGaagaaaatataccaaaattaaaAGGGTGAGGCGACATAaggaagaaaaataataaaattttaaattaaaatgaaacaaattgaaaatttTCTAGACATTTCTTCTTGTTTCGGCCTAAACTGCCATAGGAGAGAAAGTTTTAAGCTAGTTCTTCATATTTTGCTtaatgtgagttcaattcttacccgtttcgtataatttttatgtttttgagattgttataATTAGGTCCAACTAAACCTTaccttagttttttattttattaaaaattttggaagtttccattgatgtaTCTATATGATTATagttattaaatgatgaatttgagatattaATTGTtatctaaaattaatttattaagtgatttttgatgaattcttcgattagggactaaatttgttgaaatagtaaaaatacaaggttTGTTGTGAAATTATTACAAAAATGGGCTGTATTGAATGCCATGAGTATTCGACTAGCATGGGTTTGCATTAAAAATAGTTACTTTGCATGATTTGagcttagagactaaattgaataaaagtaaaactttaggggcaattttgtaaacaagtaaaaatgaccaaattacatgaaatgaattgttttattgtctaaattaattaattgaatgaaattattaatttagatcaagatcgggtggaaaattgaggaaaatgaaaaattatcaaaatgcctttgaatcttggtatttctgcaatttagccaggtaagttcgtatggttaaaatttaatattttgtataaattgatgaatggtattgtttatttattatattgttggaattataatattgaattggATTTTGGTTTAAATGGAATGAGAGATTTGAGTACATTCGTAAATTGGTGTATGATGGTATTGAAGGGAGATATCGACATATTAACCAAGTAAATCGgggttcagcatttgttgtgaACTCTTGTGTTTTACTTTCTGCTTGGAGTGATTGGGTGGactagctcttacgagcttctttTCTGCTATTATGAGCTTCTGTTGTCATGTTTTGGTGGACCAGCTCTATGACCTTCTGTTGATGATGTACTCTTATCCGTAAGTCGTTCTTTATATGAAAAATTTCGATAAGGTAaattgtttaatgaatttgaaagatttTTTAATTATTGAATGGTTAATGCCAATGTATAAATTATTTTGGTTTGATATGTGAATAGCTATTTATATAGCTATTGTGTGAATTGGGACATTGTAAATCAATAAAAGATGTTAACATGTGAAATTTGAGTATAGTACGAAATGATGTTGGAATGATGTGCTAATATGTATGAATTAAAATGGTTGGcatttgatagttaattgaaatggattgaattggtatatatgtaacacccttaacctttatccgtcgctggaacagggtttcggagcattaccgaactttacAAACTAATTACGAATATTTCATTACATTTATTATACAAATCAAGAATCAATCATATAacactcatattgtcccttagatgaaccctcgaggcccaatatacaCCTTAGAAGTGAATCAGGACTAAACTGGATACTTAgggaatttttcccaaaattttaaaatttttcttaggagCAGcaaacacacgcctgtgtggtcgaCCGTGTGGCTCATCGTGGCGAGCCACACGGCCAGGATACACGACCATGTCTTAGGCATGTCcatactcgtgtaactctctaacttgggtcacacagccaaccacacgcccgtgtgctaggccgtgtgctaggtataggggtcacacgaccaagtcacacacacgtgtgctaggctgtgtgtaaAAATCTGGGCactctattttgaaattttaaggtaaaggggacacatggccagaccaCACACCCACGTGCCAggcagtgtgtcacacacggctgagacacacgcccgtgtggacgaaaataggttaTTTTAAGGtcacttttctcaccctttttgaTAACAACTTATATACAATATTTCAATACATCAAATAACCTTAAACATGCAATCAACACAagccaaaaatcatgttttaaacATAACATGGCATTACAAAACTCATTTACCTAACTTACTAATATAACTCATTTCATTAATTTACCAAAATCTACTACTaattacatgcatatatatatatatatatataaatatcattcACAACCATacttcaatttagttcttttcaaATCcaaccctatacatgtcatataaatcATAAAGTGTATAACAAAAATCTATCGTAGCAATTGGATAGTGTGACCCGACGTGTTGATCTGATCCTCTGAACTTCTTGaaaat harbors:
- the LOC128293832 gene encoding serine/threonine-protein phosphatase 7 long form homolog, yielding MSCPSSPLIENYLREASFWHVANIGQGCKLDMKLISAFVERWRPETHTFHLPREECTITLEDVQLQLGLPVDGFVLTESAQSADWGAICYDLLGAILDTIYGGRIDMGWLQDTFLALGDDSTEVERVRYARAYILQIFRGYLMPDVTVRFSVVSKIVF